The following DNA comes from Musa acuminata AAA Group cultivar baxijiao chromosome BXJ1-4, Cavendish_Baxijiao_AAA, whole genome shotgun sequence.
GCTTTgtagattttttttatcaatgtctATCTTGTCATGGCATCAGTAGATGCTGCATATGGTGGTCATCAAGGGTTGTTTGCTGCATAGGTATCTAAGGAGATGtagcatatatggtaggcataggGACCACTATGTGTATGTGTACATATGGTGATGCATACAAGGTGTACTAGGACTTGTTCACTATTCTGGTCCTAGGCTAGGTGCCTAGGTGATATCCCATGATGATAATGTAATATCTTGAGATAAAAGCCTGGAAGGTCATGGGTTTCACGAATAGAAGATCAATTAATGGAGAAAGCATTCAGAGCAATGATGATGGGATGTCATTGAAATCAGAATGTTCTGTTGATTCATATAATGGCAATTTCTTGAGGAAACTTCCTGTGATCATGCATGTGGAACTTAATATAGAAGGAATAACATTGTTACCTAAACTAAAAAATTGACATAGAACTTTGGCATATGTTTATTACTCTCATCTTATAAATTTAGTACCTTACCTAACCAACTTATGATTTTGGctttttatcattttttctcattctttttgcttattttggATTACTTGCATCGATTGCACTAGTCACATGGAATATGCATGCCAGAGAAATTGTTGCATTATCAGGATCCAAGTGCACATAAATTTTGTTCAAGCAGGCCTTAATCTTCTTTGACTAGCTGATGTATAAGTAAACAATTTACATGTCCTTATTCTTGTAATTTTTATGGGACTGAGAatccctttattttattttttattcttgtgcTTCACTTTGTTATTGTGGCATTTTGCTATTACTTGCAGTTATTGTGGGTCTTTGGAGCCAATGCCTATGCCTGCAGGTAATGCTGGTGTGGCCCATGCTTTATTTGTCTCCAAAGATCGTAGAATTCCTAAAATTCGGATTCAAACTCGACAGCTTGGAAATCTTTTGGACAAAAGAATTATTGTTGCTGTTGATACTTGGGATTGTTTGTCTCGGTATCCATCAGGACATTATGTCCGAACAATAGGAGAGATTGGGGACAGAGACACTGAAAGTGAGGCAAGTGACTATGCACATGCTTTTTATGATTATATAATGTTTCTTTTGCAGTTCTGCAATTTTCTATAAGGATTTGCTTACTAGATCATTTGAAAAATTGAGGCATCTTTGATAGTTTTTGTAATTCCTTAAACAGGTTCTGTTAATTGAGAATGACATAAATACAAGACCTTTTTCATCACAAGTTCTTGCTTGCTTGCCTCCATTACCATGGTCACTGTCATCTGAAGATTTAGCTAAAGCCAATAGAGAGGATTTGCGGCATTTGAGGGTCTTCAGTGTTGACCCTCCCGGTATGTACTCTTCAATGGCACTTCTTTTAGTCTCTTGGGCCAGTGATCATGTTTCTTCGTTTGTTCCAGGCTGCAAGGATATTGATGATGCATTACATTGCATGCCACTCGCAAATGGAAATTTCGAAGTGGGAGTTCGTATCCTCCATCTGGTCTTGGATAAAGGATTTTTTTCCATAAATTTACTGAATTTGCTTGCCCATGATTAAGTTACCTGCATTCTTTTTTGGTTTGTTAGGATTTTACTTGTTATATAAAGTAGACAAGGATTATGACAAGCTGCAGCTAAGATTTCTAATTTCTTTAGCTTGCCTGATTTATGGtctgaaaatattaaattatggCACTACGCATATGGTCGAGTTTAATTTCCAGGAGGCTTTGGATTTTTGGTTTGGCTGTTGGCTGTGTTTGACAATGTTAAGAAGCAACTTGTAGGGATAATTTTGTTGGTTTAAGACATTCACCAGTCCAACTCTTCTTAGTAATTCTGTATTCAACCTTCACAGTGCAATCACATCTCCACATTCCTATTGATATAATGCATTACGTATATAGTCCTCAAAAGTCAGAGTGGAAAgtttttcaatctattttcaaattTGTGCAGATGATTTTTTTTCACACAGTGCTCAGCTCGACAAGCATTTTGATATGTATGAGCCTCAAGTTAAACTATTCATTGGCTTATGAGACTGAACAAGCTGAGCCCTTTTTTTCCTTAACTGGATTGAGTTGGATTAGTTGCTATGGATGCCACTAAATCCTTGATCAAATTGTTTTGGTTTTTAGGAACCAGATTGTTTTGTATTATATGTTGTCACATAAGAACCTACTGCCTAGCTTGCTGGAACTTTAATACTGGATCCAGTTGAACTACTTTTAGATGGACCATTTTCAGTGAAGTTTGCATGCTGACACACAAAATTCTCACATTCTAAGCACAAAACTGTTTATATATACTTGTTAAGGTTTATGAAATTCCTCAACAATGAACTAACAGAAGGCTCTATGAGGGCGTCATAAATTTGGAACAAAATGACATTGTCTTTAATGTTGTATCTAATGTTCTTTATGTTTGTCTTTAGATTCAAGCATATCTGCTACTGTTGGATGGAGGAAATCGGTGCATTTTGGTTAGTTAAACTGGATCatcctatatattttttggatccattagaaagcagtaaatatttatatgatattttcgtaactaatttatttatttttaacaaGGATACAGTAGCTTGATGCTATGCACTGGAACTAACTTATCAGAAACTAAACTTTGCAAAGTATGAGATCTGTTGTTGCTTGTTGTGAATAGTTACAATACAAAAATCAAACCTCTTTGGAAAGACCTAACATATATTTTGATCAAGCTTCAATAGTAGGTGGTAGTATTGTAATTTTTGTTGATCCAAAGTCATGTACATTAGATTAAGTTTATTAGACTTGTGTCTTTTTGTGTTCTTTCCCTTAAGGTTCATTTGTCCTCTTGGTCCATGTATTTTGAACCAGTCTCTCTTGGAAGCCTCGAGAGCACTGTGTGTCTCTCATCCTGGGTTTATACTAGCTTGTGGATGATACTCTAATGTTGGATAATCGAGCCTGCTGAAGGCTTTTGCCTATCCAAATCAATTTGCAGAGACATGATAACCTGTAATCATCTTATGTAAAATTGAATCCTGATGTTGGTTTTCAGCACTTCAAAACTTTGCTGGCAATGTTGAAATGTTTCCAGCTTAACTGAGTTAGAATTGCTTAATTTATGGTTCGGTTTATAGGTCCGTACCAGTGTATTGATCGGCTGTCGGTACGGTATATATCAATCTGTACCAATGTACCAGCACATGGTATGTTATGGTATACTGACAGATCGGTATGTACCGATTGTACCATTTCCTTGTTGGATTGGTATGTACCACCTGTACCACACAATATGGTGAACCTTGGCTTAAATTATATTCGTCTGCACAAATAGACTTACTGATGCATGTCGGTAGATTTATGTacaagcaaaaaataaaaaagggaaaaccgaaaatgctTAACCAGTTATTGAACTTTGAAATATAGGTATCTTATACCCTTAGCTTGAAGTCTAAATGACACCATTATCTGTGTACAGAGATTAATTTAATCAAACATACTTGTACAAGTTCAATGTCATTTATATCTTATCCTTTACGAATAATCCTGGGCTTTCTTTTATAGATCATGGTTCTGCAGGCCCTAAACATCATTGTGAATCCTTATTGGCATTGTCAGATATTGCTGATGTCACAAATTTTGTTCTTGCTGGTACCCCTCTGGATGAAGAGGCTTCACAAAGGGGTACATCAGTTTATCTTGTTGAGCGTCGGATTGACATGCTTCCCAAACCTCTGACTGAAGGTTTCCTCTCCCCTTTTAGGTTTCACTGAAAGTACATATACTGCTGaaactttttttttgttgaactacaaacattattattattcattaggTATGAAATAGTGAGACAAGACACTTTCCTTTCTTTGTAGACATTTGTTCCCTTCGCTCTGATGTGGAGAGGCTGGCTTTTTCTGTCATCTGGGTAATTTCTGTGCCACTCTACCATAATTCGAGGATAACTTTGGAAGGACTTGTTAAATGGGTGTCCTCCAAAGGTGTAATTAAACAGTACTTCATAAGCTCTTCATTTTAAATTGCCATTGTTGGTTCATCTCTCTTTCTTGCTGATAAGCAATTTTTTTTGTTCAACTGTATCAATCTTCTAATGTAATTGAAATCATAAATTGCCCATCTTGCTTCCTTGCATGTTTAGGACACATCCCAGAACTATTGCTATTGATGTAGTTGTAGCTTTTAATACCTTTTGACATTTGGTAGATACACCTAAATACTAGTATAATCACAAATTTGGATATATAGAAACATTTTCATTGTGCATTTATATATTGGGCTGAAAATGTCATTATGATAACTTTTACATGTGTCATCTGTGAAGAATCAGATGCAGCTTCATTGAAAGATAAGTTGAGGAAAAGAAATTAAAATGGTATGTAAATGTCCGAAGATTTATAGATGCTCCAGTTGGATTAGCTTAGTCTATTAAAATTGCTGGAATAAGGGGCGGTAGAGTGATATTGCCCTAGACAGGTTAATGGTGGGGAAGATCCATGTAGCAGACTTCATTTATTTGGGAGGTTATGGCTTCTTGTGTTGTCATCACTTGTTTACTTCATCTTGGAAGTTTGTGCAATGCATCTACACAATCTTATTAGTTTTTGAAGTCTGAAGTGCATTCCAAAATTTTAATCTCTTTACCCTACATCTTATATCCCATCTTCAAATGCAATCAATCTTAGCTCTCTTTTGTATATGATGCAAATTTATTTGATCATTCTAATATTGTTATCATCTTTGGCAGTTTGTTCTTGGACCTCTGACCCCTGACATTTTAGTTTTTTATTGTTGTGGTGGTTTGAAATAGTAGAGTATGTTAAAGGGTCTGAATAacttcttttcttgtttcttttttgATTTGGTATCTTCTAAATTTTTACTTGATGATACTTGGAAACCTGTTTTATAAGTTGTCTTTCACTTGCATGTGTGGAAAAGTCTAGTGATGTTTGTTCCAAGCTTGTAAGCTTGTTGGCTCGTCTGCTTTCtgattaaatttataattttggatTGTTTTTACAATGACAGGAAATGACACCTGATACAGAAATAATATCAACAAGATATACAAAAAGTGCTATCAAGTCATGTGCTGCATTGTCCTATGTTGAAGCTCAAGCAAGAATGGATGATAGGTCCCTTGTTCTTGCCTTTTATTCTCACCATGACATTTGTAACTGCTTCTTTATTCTATTCTCATGGCCTTTATAAGTCTTCTTCAAGGCCTAATAGGCTTATACCTACAAGGGAAGCTGTAAAAAGGATGTACTAGCTCATTCACATAAGCATgtcaattaatttaaaaaaaaatgtaagGCTCCTTATtaatgtttttaaattattgctgCGGcaaagtatctatgaactctctaTATTTTTGTGATTTGAAGCTTGCATTTTGAAAGTAAAAGATGAAGTTATGCTTGTTTAGCTGATATGCCCATGTAGCGCTTAGGAAGAATTCAATCTATGCATTATTATTGGTTAAAAACAGTAGCCATTCTCTTGCCATCAGTCTTTGGCTTTCCTCTCCTTGGGTAAGGTTATATGTGATATGGAACAATCAATGAAGGATAGGTTTAGAAAATTCACTGTATCATATTTTGGATAAGAATTTGTATTTCAATAATAGCTTAATAACAATTAAATAAAGGTTATTGCATTAAATAGCCCTGAGTTCATGCTTCACCTTGTTTGACCAAATAGCTTTGCCTACCAGTGCTATTTTATTAAGAAAATGAAATAAGCAGAagaggaaaagagaagaaagagggaaAAAAGAGTGAACTTACACACTGGATTGAGATTTCCAAACTGCACAAAATTGTCGATGTTTTCCTAACCCCCCCTTCTCCTTTTTTGCTTCAATTCTTGGCCTGTGCTTTACTTTGTCATTTAAAAAAGGTCCCAGGAGCTCATGAAATTATCCTTCTACAGCCAATGAATATTGTTTCTGTCACATCCCATAATTCTAAATCTGAAACTAATTTCAGTTCAAATCATCCTTCTAGATTGATGTGAACCAAGATACTCTATTAGAATGTACCACAAAGTATCGAATTTAAAAATGCTCGTCTCAGATCCATGCCTTTTCAAATCCCTGCCATCCACTTCCAGCACAAACAGTCCTGCCTTTTGATAACACCTTTTGGTGTGATTGTTTGATTGTGTTTATGGAGTGACTTGGATTGCTGCATTAGTACTGTGTCATACCTAATTCGGTTTACATATTAGTTTCATTAGTTGCATGAAATATTGTGTATAATTCATTATATACCATGGAATTTTTCAATTTAAACTGTGGCTTTAAACCTCTAAAGTTGAACTGAATGCAGATTATATACTTTAACTCCCATAACTAAAGGCAGGTTATGTACTCTTTTGCTGCTTGCAGCCGAATGATGGATCCATTGACTACCGACCTACGAAATTTGAACTCATTAGCAAAGGTTAGCTTATCTGGTTTAATGCTTTAATCCAATTTGGTTATAATTTGTTTATCCAGTATATATGGCACTTAAAGATCTTCATGAGCAAGGGAACTTTAAGTATCTTCTACCTGAACAGATTATGAGGCTTCGGCGAATTGAGAGAGGAGCTCTTACACTTGCTTCTCCAGAAGTCAAATTCCAAATTGATACAGAAACTCATGATCCTTTAGACATAGGTACATgtttaaattattattctttAGTAATTTATCAGAGCATTTAAAATTTGTTTTGCAGGTATGTACCAAATTCGCGAGGCAAACCAAATGATCGAGGAGTTTATGTTGGCTGCTAATGTTTCGGTTGCAGAAAAAATCTTGAGACATTTTCCTTTGTGCTCTTTATTAAGGTAGATGTGTTTCATTACCTTTCTTTGAACTTGAACTCTTTTTGTTTCATGATCATTGTTGTGTTAATCCATGAAGTCTTTAAATATAAGTTTGTAAATTCTGTTTCAATCTAAGTGGAAAACTTTAATTTTGTGACTTTTCAAAAATAACCCAAACCATTTTATCATGGAAACTGAAACAAACCTAACCAACATCCTAATGTTCAGTTTGGTTACTCTCATAGCTTTTACTCTCCATGTAACCCATCTTCCAGACATGATAAACTTTAAAGTTATAACATGCTTTGAAAAATCATTGATCCGGGATTGCCAAAGCCAAAAGGAAACTCCTCAAAaccatcaagttttttttttaatgtcagaaatagaagaaaaaaaatgcagCATGATAATGATAACGGAGTGGAAAAAAAGAGGACAAATGGAAGAGATGAAAATAAGTGGATGTGCCCTCTATAACTAAGCCCTTAGACATCAGTCCTGATGATCCCTCTAGCACAGCTCTTTGCTGCATCCATTTTTTACCTTGTAAACATATCAAAACAATATAACTGATTGTGTTTGACACTTGAGGTAACAATAATGGTTGGATCTCTACCATTGATTAGCTTTTAGTCATAGGCATTGTCCTCTATTTGAGTAAACCTGGGACTCACCAACATTTTGGAGGTTGAGATTGTCTTATTTGTGAACTTGTCTTAAACTTTTAACTCATTGTACCTTGATAATCAAGCTCACTTTTATGAAGTGATACTTTGATCAAGTTAAATAAGTGCTTGATAAATATATTTGTTATAAACATAAAGTATGCATTAAATATACATGTAGGTGAGCCTTGGTGCCCATATGTCTTTCCATACCTAAGAATCAAGCAATAGATCTTTTAGGTTCcccaatattttttttctcatttttgtgCCTGATATCAATGCTATTcttgatgttttttttgttaatttgccCTTTCTTGGCATTTACAGTGTTAGTCATTTTAAAATAATGCATTTGTATTAGAATGTTGTATTGATCACAAACTTTATAAGTCAAGATTAGAATAATGAGCTGGagcaagattattttattatacttCTAGGTGCAAAATAGGTATTTTATCTTTCTTGAAATGTTTGCGGAATCATAATTTAGTTCTACCTAACTTGGTTAAAATGGAACAGGCGTCATCCTAGTCCCACCAAAGAGATGCTTGAACCATTACTGCGGACAGCTGCAGCTGTTGGGCTGGATTTAGATGTTTCATCTTCAAAAGCTTTAGCTGATTCACTTGATCGTGCAGTGGTAATAACACATCGTGTGTTACTTATATTATACATTTTGCATCTCTATTTTCCTTTTATGGTATATGCTTGTGCAAGTTGGTCATTGAGATCATCTGCAGGGTGATGATCCATACTTTAATAAGCTCATCAGGATTCTGGCAACTCGATGCATGACCCAGGTACATTTTAAAGTAGTGGTATCAGTTATTTGCTTACAAGTGTAGATGTTCTAGTATGATATTCTGCTTGAAAATGTAGGCAGTTTACTTCGCTAGTGGAGATTTGAGCCCCTCTGAATTTTCCCATTATGGTCTAGCAGCACGTCTTTATACTCATTTCACTTCTCCAATCCGTAGATATGCAGGTTAGTTGTTTACTGCAGTATGGTCCATGTGTATGAGTCATCGTTCTTACAGTCCAGATAACAAATATTGATGATTTCAGCATTTTGGTTTTgagttttgttgaatcttggcTGGTGTTTTGCCATGTGTATTTTACCACCATTTGTTAATTCACCAGTCACCAGTTCTTAGTGCCATTTCCAATTTTGCATACATAAAGACTTAACATATATTGTGGGGTTTTCTTGTTTATATGCCACATCATGTGTATGTCCTACTTATAAATTTCCTGTGGAATTATGGGAATTACCATTGTCATTAAAGTAACAAAAGTATATGCTTATATCTTGACTTGCATGGTAAAGTTATCTTTGgtaattatttttccttttcaaGGGGAAAGTAAGTATATTCAGATATGCATGTATATTAGCAGTTTGCCTAATGGGTTGAATATGATCATGCAGAGGTGGATTAAGTTTGGTCACAAACATTCATTGCTCAGAATGATTTGTTGGAGTAAAAATAGACTGAAGAACAAAAGGGATGGTATTCTAAGAGCTACCTAGTGGGCCACAGAAACTTTACCTAGCTAATCCATGCTTAATGCTCAGGCCATCATAGAAACGAAAGGTCTTCACAGCCAATACTACAAGACTAGATGACAAGTGGTCTAAGTTGCCATAATTATAAACATGGAGAGAGAagtaaaaaaaaagttatatgtGATGTTCAACAGTTTTGTTAGATTTGCTATTTAATTTTCTTGTAAAGCCAAAATTTGATAGGTCATCATGATTGTATTTGGGATGGAGGTGAGAATAAAAGTGACCAGGAAGAATGGATCCTGCAACATCATGTTTGCCCATAATTTTTTACTATACTTGTGTGAAGGGGAAATGATTCTCAAGAAAGGTATCCAGCAGCATCATACATTAAGAGGTCAGCCTAGTGCAGGAAGCTTCTGGTTTTGAGATGTATAAAGAGGGTCAGATGCATGCAACTTTATCCTTACTCATGGAGTTTGTTTCAGCAATTTAAACTCTTGTGGCTAGGTTGTTGTGGACTAACCGTAGTGATAAGTCGAGGTCCATGCCATCCTACATTGAGATTGGAAGTTCATACAAGTGGGTGAGGATTGATGAGGATGAAGCTTCTCATACACTAGTCACCTTTTAAGGTTCTGTATGATGTACTCAGCAAATTTGAGACATTATTTTATACAAGTTATGTGGAATCAGTATGTTTTTGAAGTTTAATCATTCATCAAATGTACATTTAACAATGTGGAATCCGTCTGAATTTAATTTGATGAATAGGAGAGTCGGTACAACTACAATTGGTTCTGAActttctgttttttgcagatgtcATCGTGCACCGGTTGCTAGCTGCAGCACTAGGAATTGCcaagcttcctccaatttttctgGATGGTCCACAACTTACGGGCATTGCTGACAGTAGGACTTTTACCGTGGCCTctcaaacttatttcttttaacttTTAATCGGTTGTTGGCTAATACAATTTTATTAAAGGCACAAGTGTGGTGTGTAAGGTACGAGGTCCACCAAGGCCTTGAAACTGTGTTACCTCAATTGAGGCTTAGTGACTTTAACAAGGCATGTGTAACGCACACACTTCATGTGCCTCACTGTTATTTTTCCTTATGAAGCTATAGTCATGGGATGGCTTACTCTATTGTTAATTTTATGAGGATTTTCAATCATTTAGGATTAAAAGAAACTAACAAACGGACACTTGTGTTTTTTACAACAGACACTTTGTTCTACCATTTGAGCTAACAACCAAAGTTTGA
Coding sequences within:
- the LOC135668429 gene encoding exosome complex exonuclease RRP44 homolog A-like; the encoded protein is MLQSKSFVKKTRQGRVVKVVREHYLRDDIYCGAPSCKTCDTSAARLSTSASTILIVDTNVVLNQIDLLENPAVDDVVVLSVVLEEVRNKNLAVYNRLKALCTNSLRKYFVFSNEHHKDTYVKEMVGESPNDRNDRAIRVAARWYQSHLGVNTQVLLITNDRENKRRAIEEGISAETVESYVRSLGKPDLLDLVVLSSSADVSMEDVEDLRPSKKKVIYSEHKPMSEITSGLLHGVYHQGKLRVNRYNPFEAYVGSESIGDEIVIYGRSNMNRAFDGDIVAVELLPQDQWRDGKSMIIADDEDDEEEDVHLVPSSADDAPRNENLVQPSTGSVPPVSGRPAGRVVGIIKRNWHSYCGSLEPMPMPAGNAGVAHALFVSKDRRIPKIRIQTRQLGNLLDKRIIVAVDTWDCLSRYPSGHYVRTIGEIGDRDTESEVLLIENDINTRPFSSQVLACLPPLPWSLSSEDLAKANREDLRHLRVFSVDPPGCKDIDDALHCMPLANGNFEVGVHIADVTNFVLAGTPLDEEASQRGTSVYLVERRIDMLPKPLTEDICSLRSDVERLAFSVIWEMTPDTEIISTRYTKSAIKSCAALSYVEAQARMDDSRMMDPLTTDLRNLNSLAKIMRLRRIERGALTLASPEVKFQIDTETHDPLDIGMYQIREANQMIEEFMLAANVSVAEKILRHFPLCSLLRRHPSPTKEMLEPLLRTAAAVGLDLDVSSSKALADSLDRAVGDDPYFNKLIRILATRCMTQAVYFASGDLSPSEFSHYGLAARLYTHFTSPIRRYADVIVHRLLAAALGIAKLPPIFLDGPQLTGIADNLNNRHRNAQMASRASVELHTLIYFKKRPTDTQGRIVKIKSNGFIVFVPKFGIEGPVYLVPKGDKRADWVVDEAHQRVTKAGSNITYGILQTVRIHMEVVEPQPNRPKLELTLI